From a region of the Acipenser ruthenus unplaced genomic scaffold, fAciRut3.2 maternal haplotype, whole genome shotgun sequence genome:
- the LOC117434276 gene encoding olfactomedin-like protein 2A isoform X2 has protein sequence MGSAALSVLACCVLQLTVGARHTTGQVMLSSSTAAVSERDCSCVCTLRRPSLEQCMLDRAPPSPKPLPAPGSKCRCQCEVTGFNPCETELRLEKLRRRSTDIDKVQGISVMLRQALENADIRRLSSNTNRVSTHLKTLEQGDQNLCNITLEQDRGAKVKEQAGAGKEHSSPSLSPSPALNHTTTSSRSEETRQTDRQGELSNTVCEDGCSGSLSAVSPPLQRSVFGRSGEGAWFSDPLSQDSPLYVAPLLFGSTLLEFRDMDVLARGEPLSPPHTLPASYSGSGHTVYNSSFYYLKAFTRTLIRYSLVQRCLCAWSELSELPSPSHGHGWQGHNEVTLGADEGGLWVAYPSLLEGELMLRRLDSEELLPRRGEGGEKAAWSTGLGRHRYGLCFLVCGVLYVLERGAESEGVVFHAFDSHTGSHTSPALPFPARPATTLLTQLSYNPRDRLLYGWDDGALLTYSLEFTY, from the exons ATGGGCAGTGCTGCGCTCAGTGTGCTAGCCTGCTGTGTGCTGCAGCTCACTGTGGGGGCCCGGCATACCACAGGACAG GTAATGTTGAGCTCCAGCACCGCCGCTGTCAGTGAGCGGGACTGCAGCTGTGTTTGCACTCTCAGACGCCCCTCTCTGGAGCAGTGTATGCTGGATAGAGCCCCCCCATCCCCTAAGCCCCTCCCTGCCCCAGGATCAAAGTGCAGGTGTCAGTGTGAGGTCACGGGGTTCAACCCCTGTGAGACAGAGCTAAGACTGGAGAAACTGAGGAGGAGGAGCACCGACATCGACAAG GTGCAGGGTATCTCTGTGATGCTGCGACAGGCTCTGGAGAACGCTGACATCAGGAGACTGAGCAGCAACACCAACCGAGTCAGCACTCACCTCAAAACACTGGAGCAG GGGGATCAGAATCTGTGTAACATCACCTTAGAACAGGACAGGGGAGCAAAGGTCAAAGAGCAAGCTGGGGCGGGAAAGGAACATTCCTCTCCTAGCCTCTCCCCTAGCCCCGCCCTTAACCACACAACCACATCCTCCCGGAGTGAGgagacaagacagacagacagacagggggagCTGTCTAACACAG TGTGTGAGGATGGCTGCTCTGGATCTCTCTCCGCGGTGAGCCCCCCTCTCCAGCGCAGTGTTTTCGGGAGGAGTGGGGAGGGGGCCTGGTTCTCGGACCCCCTGTCCCAGGACAGCCCCCTCTACGTGGCTCCACTGCTGTTCGGGAGCACCCTGCTGGAGTTCAGAGACATGGATGTGCTGGCGCGGG gggagcccctctccccccctcacaCTCTCCCCGCCAGCTACTCCGGCTCAGGACACACAGTCTACAACTCCTCCTTCTACTACCTGAAGGCTTTCACTCGAACCCTGATCCGCTACAGCCTGGTCCAGCGCTGCCTGTGCGCCTGGTCCGAGCTCAGTGAGCTGCCCTCCCCCTCGCACGGGCATGGCTGGCAGGGTCACAATGAGGTCACGCTGGGGGCAGACGAGGGGGGGCTGTGGGTGGCGTACCCCTCTCTGCTGGAGGGGGAGCTGATGCTGAGGAGGCTGGACTCGGAGGAGCTGCTGCccaggagaggggagggaggggagaaggCAGCGTGGAGCACGGGGCTGGGCAGGCACAGGTACGGGCTCTGCTTCCTGGTGTGCGGGGTGCTTTACGTGCTGGAGCGGGGGGCGGAGAGTGAGGGGGTGGTCTTCCACGCCTTCGACTCACACACAGGATCACACACCTCCCCTGCACTCCCCTTCCCAGCTCGCCCCGCCACCACACTCCTCACACAGCTCTCCTACAACCCCCGGGACAGGCTGCTGTATGGCTGGGACGACGGGGCGCTCCTCACCTACAGCCTGGAGTTCACATACTGA
- the LOC117434276 gene encoding olfactomedin-like protein 2A isoform X3, which produces MGSAALSVLACCVLQLTVGARHTTGQVMLSSSTAAVSERDCSCVCTLRRPSLEQCMLDRAPPSPKPLPAPGSKCRCQCEVTGFNPCETELRLEKLRRRSTDIDKGDQNLCNITLEQDRGAKVKEQAGAGKEHSSPSLSPSPALNHTTTSSRSEETRQTDRQGELSNTVCEDGCSGSLSAVSPPLQRSVFGRSGEGAWFSDPLSQDSPLYVAPLLFGSTLLEFRDMDVLARGEPLSPPHTLPASYSGSGHTVYNSSFYYLKAFTRTLIRYSLVQRCLCAWSELSELPSPSHGHGWQGHNEVTLGADEGGLWVAYPSLLEGELMLRRLDSEELLPRRGEGGEKAAWSTGLGRHRYGLCFLVCGVLYVLERGAESEGVVFHAFDSHTGSHTSPALPFPARPATTLLTQLSYNPRDRLLYGWDDGALLTYSLEFTY; this is translated from the exons ATGGGCAGTGCTGCGCTCAGTGTGCTAGCCTGCTGTGTGCTGCAGCTCACTGTGGGGGCCCGGCATACCACAGGACAG GTAATGTTGAGCTCCAGCACCGCCGCTGTCAGTGAGCGGGACTGCAGCTGTGTTTGCACTCTCAGACGCCCCTCTCTGGAGCAGTGTATGCTGGATAGAGCCCCCCCATCCCCTAAGCCCCTCCCTGCCCCAGGATCAAAGTGCAGGTGTCAGTGTGAGGTCACGGGGTTCAACCCCTGTGAGACAGAGCTAAGACTGGAGAAACTGAGGAGGAGGAGCACCGACATCGACAAG GGGGATCAGAATCTGTGTAACATCACCTTAGAACAGGACAGGGGAGCAAAGGTCAAAGAGCAAGCTGGGGCGGGAAAGGAACATTCCTCTCCTAGCCTCTCCCCTAGCCCCGCCCTTAACCACACAACCACATCCTCCCGGAGTGAGgagacaagacagacagacagacagggggagCTGTCTAACACAG TGTGTGAGGATGGCTGCTCTGGATCTCTCTCCGCGGTGAGCCCCCCTCTCCAGCGCAGTGTTTTCGGGAGGAGTGGGGAGGGGGCCTGGTTCTCGGACCCCCTGTCCCAGGACAGCCCCCTCTACGTGGCTCCACTGCTGTTCGGGAGCACCCTGCTGGAGTTCAGAGACATGGATGTGCTGGCGCGGG gggagcccctctccccccctcacaCTCTCCCCGCCAGCTACTCCGGCTCAGGACACACAGTCTACAACTCCTCCTTCTACTACCTGAAGGCTTTCACTCGAACCCTGATCCGCTACAGCCTGGTCCAGCGCTGCCTGTGCGCCTGGTCCGAGCTCAGTGAGCTGCCCTCCCCCTCGCACGGGCATGGCTGGCAGGGTCACAATGAGGTCACGCTGGGGGCAGACGAGGGGGGGCTGTGGGTGGCGTACCCCTCTCTGCTGGAGGGGGAGCTGATGCTGAGGAGGCTGGACTCGGAGGAGCTGCTGCccaggagaggggagggaggggagaaggCAGCGTGGAGCACGGGGCTGGGCAGGCACAGGTACGGGCTCTGCTTCCTGGTGTGCGGGGTGCTTTACGTGCTGGAGCGGGGGGCGGAGAGTGAGGGGGTGGTCTTCCACGCCTTCGACTCACACACAGGATCACACACCTCCCCTGCACTCCCCTTCCCAGCTCGCCCCGCCACCACACTCCTCACACAGCTCTCCTACAACCCCCGGGACAGGCTGCTGTATGGCTGGGACGACGGGGCGCTCCTCACCTACAGCCTGGAGTTCACATACTGA
- the LOC117434276 gene encoding olfactomedin-like protein 2A isoform X1, with translation MGSAALSVLACCVLQLTVGARHTTGQVMLSSSTAAVSERDCSCVCTLRRPSLEQCMLDRAPPSPKPLPAPGSKCRCQCEVTGFNPCETELRLEKLRRRSTDIDKVQGISVMLRQALENADIRRLSSNTNRVSTHLKTLEQALRSNQTAEKVFLKKLQSSLTQNAMLYHNYSEAMRSLSRELYKLNAHLRSLQATQDRHTGDQNLCNITLEQDRGAKVKEQAGAGKEHSSPSLSPSPALNHTTTSSRSEETRQTDRQGELSNTVCEDGCSGSLSAVSPPLQRSVFGRSGEGAWFSDPLSQDSPLYVAPLLFGSTLLEFRDMDVLARGEPLSPPHTLPASYSGSGHTVYNSSFYYLKAFTRTLIRYSLVQRCLCAWSELSELPSPSHGHGWQGHNEVTLGADEGGLWVAYPSLLEGELMLRRLDSEELLPRRGEGGEKAAWSTGLGRHRYGLCFLVCGVLYVLERGAESEGVVFHAFDSHTGSHTSPALPFPARPATTLLTQLSYNPRDRLLYGWDDGALLTYSLEFTY, from the exons ATGGGCAGTGCTGCGCTCAGTGTGCTAGCCTGCTGTGTGCTGCAGCTCACTGTGGGGGCCCGGCATACCACAGGACAG GTAATGTTGAGCTCCAGCACCGCCGCTGTCAGTGAGCGGGACTGCAGCTGTGTTTGCACTCTCAGACGCCCCTCTCTGGAGCAGTGTATGCTGGATAGAGCCCCCCCATCCCCTAAGCCCCTCCCTGCCCCAGGATCAAAGTGCAGGTGTCAGTGTGAGGTCACGGGGTTCAACCCCTGTGAGACAGAGCTAAGACTGGAGAAACTGAGGAGGAGGAGCACCGACATCGACAAG GTGCAGGGTATCTCTGTGATGCTGCGACAGGCTCTGGAGAACGCTGACATCAGGAGACTGAGCAGCAACACCAACCGAGTCAGCACTCACCTCAAAACACTGGAGCAG GCCCTGCGGTCCAATCAGACGGCAGAGAAGGTGTTCCTGAAGAAATTGCAGAGCTCACTAACCCAGAATGCCATGCTGTACCATAACTACAGCGAGGCAATGAGGTCACTGTCCCGAGAGCTGTACAAACTGAACGCACACCTGAGGAGCCTCCAAGcaacacaggacagacacact GGGGATCAGAATCTGTGTAACATCACCTTAGAACAGGACAGGGGAGCAAAGGTCAAAGAGCAAGCTGGGGCGGGAAAGGAACATTCCTCTCCTAGCCTCTCCCCTAGCCCCGCCCTTAACCACACAACCACATCCTCCCGGAGTGAGgagacaagacagacagacagacagggggagCTGTCTAACACAG TGTGTGAGGATGGCTGCTCTGGATCTCTCTCCGCGGTGAGCCCCCCTCTCCAGCGCAGTGTTTTCGGGAGGAGTGGGGAGGGGGCCTGGTTCTCGGACCCCCTGTCCCAGGACAGCCCCCTCTACGTGGCTCCACTGCTGTTCGGGAGCACCCTGCTGGAGTTCAGAGACATGGATGTGCTGGCGCGGG gggagcccctctccccccctcacaCTCTCCCCGCCAGCTACTCCGGCTCAGGACACACAGTCTACAACTCCTCCTTCTACTACCTGAAGGCTTTCACTCGAACCCTGATCCGCTACAGCCTGGTCCAGCGCTGCCTGTGCGCCTGGTCCGAGCTCAGTGAGCTGCCCTCCCCCTCGCACGGGCATGGCTGGCAGGGTCACAATGAGGTCACGCTGGGGGCAGACGAGGGGGGGCTGTGGGTGGCGTACCCCTCTCTGCTGGAGGGGGAGCTGATGCTGAGGAGGCTGGACTCGGAGGAGCTGCTGCccaggagaggggagggaggggagaaggCAGCGTGGAGCACGGGGCTGGGCAGGCACAGGTACGGGCTCTGCTTCCTGGTGTGCGGGGTGCTTTACGTGCTGGAGCGGGGGGCGGAGAGTGAGGGGGTGGTCTTCCACGCCTTCGACTCACACACAGGATCACACACCTCCCCTGCACTCCCCTTCCCAGCTCGCCCCGCCACCACACTCCTCACACAGCTCTCCTACAACCCCCGGGACAGGCTGCTGTATGGCTGGGACGACGGGGCGCTCCTCACCTACAGCCTGGAGTTCACATACTGA